The Nodosilinea sp. FACHB-141 genome has a segment encoding these proteins:
- a CDS encoding NfeD family protein, with the protein MSDDLIEDVFPEADSPQDIQWAADSADEPTFPEGAWTDKTAIVQDLLEGRKYQVKFEGVYWTAIAASAAVPLVPGDTVAVLGRDGNELIVQKLPEDQPDLQLPNVAVGSEGQAPLSDPLI; encoded by the coding sequence ATGTCAGACGATCTAATAGAAGATGTCTTTCCTGAAGCTGATTCACCCCAAGATATTCAGTGGGCCGCTGACTCGGCTGATGAACCTACATTTCCAGAGGGAGCTTGGACAGATAAAACAGCTATAGTTCAAGACCTTCTGGAGGGCCGCAAGTACCAGGTTAAGTTTGAAGGGGTCTACTGGACTGCGATCGCAGCCTCCGCCGCAGTACCGCTGGTGCCTGGCGACACCGTGGCTGTTCTGGGTCGCGACGGCAACGAACTAATTGTGCAAAAGCTGCCCGAGGACCAACCCGATCTTCAGCTGCCTAATGTTGCAGTCGGCTCCGAGGGTCAAGCGCCCCTGTCAGACCCCCTGATTTAA
- a CDS encoding helix-turn-helix domain-containing protein, producing MASSSSDRVDHSPVLQSLMAEANIASYRALSQTSGVPRSAIDSLRQGQVGRLRVDVLQRLSQALGLSLEDLVNRFSSLNVSQLRGGSENEAMDQIQILRQECDRLQTQLVTQADTVRQQVQQEAIAQLEPWLVQWPTAAHAAQQKADLPAQKLLPLVRPVETLVQSWGVTPIETVGAEVSYDPQIHQPKAGVLSPGQPARVSHVGYRQGDRLLYRAKVTPIQA from the coding sequence ATGGCAAGTTCTAGTTCTGACCGGGTAGACCACAGCCCAGTGCTGCAATCGCTGATGGCCGAGGCAAATATTGCCAGCTACCGTGCCCTCAGCCAGACCAGCGGCGTGCCTCGTTCAGCGATCGACAGCCTGCGCCAGGGACAGGTTGGGCGACTGCGGGTGGACGTGCTGCAACGCCTCAGCCAAGCTCTAGGATTGTCGCTAGAGGATTTGGTGAATAGGTTTAGCTCGCTCAATGTGTCCCAGCTTAGAGGAGGCTCTGAGAATGAGGCGATGGATCAAATTCAGATCCTGCGGCAGGAGTGCGATCGCCTCCAAACTCAGCTCGTCACCCAAGCCGACACCGTGCGCCAGCAGGTGCAGCAGGAGGCGATTGCCCAGCTAGAGCCTTGGTTGGTGCAGTGGCCCACCGCCGCCCACGCCGCCCAGCAAAAGGCCGATCTTCCCGCCCAAAAACTGCTCCCCTTGGTGCGCCCCGTAGAAACCCTCGTACAAAGTTGGGGGGTCACCCCTATAGAAACGGTCGGGGCCGAAGTGTCCTACGACCCGCAGATTCATCAACCCAAGGCCGGCGTTTTATCGCCAGGCCAGCCAGCGAGGGTGAGCCATGTGGGCTACCGTCAAGGCGATCGCCTGCTGTACCGCGCCAAAGTCACACCGATCCAAGCCTAG
- the lysS gene encoding lysine--tRNA ligase: MSSDSNRPGQSASSLEEIRAARLQKVEDLKQLGQNPFAYRWDVTDHTADLQAKYADLEAGAEVDAPVSLAGRILARRVFGKLAFFTLQDESGIIQLYLEKATIQENMGTADEQAFEHLKQLTDVGDILGVRGTIKRTEKGELSVKVQEYALLTKALLPLPDKWHGLTDVAKRYRQRYVDLIVNPTVRDTFRKRALITSGIRRYLEDRGFLEIETPVLQSEAGGAEARPFVTYHNTLEMDLYLRIATELHLKRLVVGGFERVFEIGRIFRNEGVSTRHNPEFTSVEFYQAYADYHDLMNLTEDLIATLAKDILGTLKITYQGVDINLTPPWRRVTMHDLVQEHTGLDFRQFTTLDEAKAAVKDLKLHGVEDCDSVGKLLNEVFEQKIEETLIQPTFLIDHPVEISPLSKPHRSQPEVVERFELFVVGRETANGFSELTDPIDQRHRFELQAARKAAGDLEATGVDEDFLTALEHGMPPTCGEGIGIDRLVMLLTDSPSIRDVIAFPLLKPEREE; encoded by the coding sequence ATGTCGTCTGACTCTAACCGCCCAGGCCAAAGTGCTTCTAGCCTTGAAGAAATTCGTGCGGCGCGGCTGCAAAAGGTAGAAGACCTCAAGCAGCTAGGCCAAAATCCCTTTGCCTATCGGTGGGATGTCACTGACCATACCGCCGATTTACAGGCCAAATATGCTGATTTAGAAGCTGGAGCCGAAGTGGATGCCCCTGTTTCCCTCGCTGGGAGAATTTTGGCGCGGCGGGTGTTTGGCAAGCTGGCCTTCTTTACCTTGCAAGATGAGAGTGGCATCATTCAGCTCTACCTGGAAAAAGCCACAATTCAAGAGAACATGGGCACTGCGGATGAGCAGGCCTTTGAACACCTGAAGCAGCTCACCGACGTAGGCGACATCCTCGGCGTGCGCGGCACTATCAAGCGTACCGAGAAGGGCGAACTCTCGGTCAAAGTGCAGGAGTATGCCCTGCTGACTAAGGCGCTGCTGCCTCTGCCCGACAAGTGGCACGGCTTGACGGATGTGGCCAAGCGCTACCGCCAGCGCTACGTCGATTTAATCGTCAACCCCACCGTGCGCGACACCTTTCGCAAGCGGGCACTAATTACCTCCGGCATTCGTCGTTATTTAGAAGATCGGGGCTTCTTAGAGATTGAAACCCCAGTGCTGCAAAGCGAGGCCGGGGGGGCCGAGGCGCGCCCCTTCGTCACCTACCACAACACTCTGGAGATGGATCTCTACCTGCGTATCGCTACTGAACTGCACCTGAAGCGGCTGGTGGTGGGCGGCTTTGAGCGGGTGTTTGAGATTGGCCGCATCTTTCGCAACGAGGGCGTGTCAACTCGCCACAACCCCGAGTTCACCAGCGTAGAGTTTTACCAGGCCTACGCCGACTACCACGACCTGATGAATCTTACCGAAGACCTAATTGCTACTCTAGCCAAAGACATTCTGGGCACGCTCAAGATCACCTATCAGGGTGTAGACATTAATCTGACTCCGCCCTGGAGACGGGTGACGATGCATGATCTAGTGCAGGAGCACACTGGGCTAGATTTTCGCCAGTTCACCACCTTAGATGAGGCCAAAGCGGCGGTTAAGGATCTCAAGCTGCATGGTGTCGAAGACTGTGACTCGGTCGGCAAACTGCTGAATGAAGTCTTTGAGCAAAAAATTGAAGAAACTCTGATTCAGCCGACGTTCTTGATCGACCACCCAGTCGAGATCTCGCCTCTGTCGAAGCCCCACCGCAGCCAACCCGAGGTGGTGGAACGATTTGAGCTATTTGTGGTGGGCCGAGAAACTGCCAACGGCTTTTCGGAGTTGACCGACCCCATCGACCAGCGCCACCGGTTTGAGCTGCAGGCGGCACGCAAGGCGGCGGGCGATCTGGAGGCTACTGGGGTAGATGAAGACTTTTTGACGGCTCTGGAGCACGGTATGCCGCCCACCTGCGGTGAGGGCATCGGCATCGATCGCCTGGTGATGCTGCTCACCGATAGTCCCAGTATTCGTGATGTGATCGCCTTTCCGCTGCTGAAGCCGGAGCGGGAGGAGTAG
- a CDS encoding YggT family protein, with translation MDILVQTLTTFLSIYTILLIVRILLSWFPNVDWFSPPFSVLSQLTDPYLNLFRSIIPPLGGIDISPILAFLLLSFVRQGLVAIAAATASSYAYF, from the coding sequence ATGGACATATTGGTACAAACCCTCACCACGTTTTTATCGATCTATACGATCTTGCTGATCGTACGTATTCTTCTGAGCTGGTTTCCCAATGTGGATTGGTTTAGCCCGCCTTTCTCGGTGCTGAGCCAGCTAACCGACCCCTACTTGAACCTATTCCGCTCGATTATTCCTCCCCTGGGCGGCATTGATATCTCGCCAATTCTGGCCTTTTTGCTGCTGTCGTTTGTGCGGCAGGGGCTGGTTGCGATCGCCGCCGCCACGGCATCATCCTACGCCTACTTCTAG
- the upp gene encoding uracil phosphoribosyltransferase: protein MSSFQLRIYVPPHPLVKHWLGVARDADTPGPLFRSAMEELGRWLTYEAIREWIPTMDTTVNTPLGPAPATFINPEVPTMIVPILRAGLALMPGIQALLPLASVYHVGFVRNEETLEASCYLNKLPAQLDPATRVIISEPMLATGGTIMAMMEQLTQRGIDPAVVRIISIVAAPPALQKLAAAYPAVTIYTAMIDEEVNEHGFIVPGLGDAGDRTFGT from the coding sequence ATGTCATCCTTTCAACTGCGTATTTATGTTCCGCCGCATCCTTTGGTTAAGCATTGGTTGGGGGTGGCTCGCGATGCTGATACGCCGGGGCCGCTGTTCCGCTCGGCGATGGAAGAATTGGGCCGCTGGCTCACCTACGAGGCTATTCGCGAGTGGATCCCAACGATGGATACGACGGTGAATACGCCTCTCGGCCCGGCTCCGGCCACCTTTATTAACCCTGAGGTACCAACGATGATTGTGCCGATTTTGCGGGCGGGGCTGGCGCTAATGCCGGGGATTCAGGCCCTGCTGCCTCTGGCCTCGGTGTACCACGTAGGCTTTGTGCGCAACGAAGAAACTTTGGAAGCGAGCTGCTACCTCAACAAGCTGCCAGCTCAGCTCGACCCTGCCACGCGGGTGATCATCAGTGAACCGATGCTGGCCACGGGCGGCACCATCATGGCGATGATGGAGCAGCTGACTCAGCGGGGCATTGACCCGGCGGTGGTGCGAATTATTTCGATTGTGGCGGCACCACCGGCCCTGCAAAAGTTGGCGGCGGCCTACCCTGCGGTGACTATCTACACCGCCATGATTGACGAAGAGGTGAATGAGCACGGGTTCATTGTGCCGGGGCTGGGGGATGCGGGCGATCGCACCTTTGGTACCTAG
- a CDS encoding YkvA family protein, which yields MAKRFFGRPFMNWYRQLLRNSKYRWVVLFGTLVYLVSPIDISPDFLPVLGWLDDGLIATIAVTEITQILLDRRRNIRQVDETIAMTESVDTSATVIDVDAVTVR from the coding sequence ATGGCAAAGCGATTTTTTGGTAGGCCTTTTATGAACTGGTACCGTCAGTTGTTACGCAACTCTAAATATCGTTGGGTTGTGCTGTTTGGCACCCTGGTTTATCTGGTCAGCCCCATTGATATTTCTCCCGATTTTCTTCCGGTTTTGGGTTGGCTTGACGATGGCCTGATTGCTACGATCGCCGTCACCGAAATCACCCAAATCCTACTTGATCGCAGACGCAATATACGCCAGGTCGATGAAACGATCGCAATGACAGAATCCGTAGATACCAGCGCAACAGTAATTGATGTAGACGCTGTTACCGTTCGCTAA
- a CDS encoding chlorophyll a/b-binding protein: MANLEPTVTPTIERSKAGFNDYAERLNGRAAMLGFVALVLFEMATGQAIVTWLGLR; this comes from the coding sequence ATGGCCAACCTCGAACCCACCGTCACCCCAACCATTGAGCGTTCTAAGGCGGGCTTTAATGACTATGCCGAACGGCTCAACGGGCGCGCCGCCATGCTTGGGTTTGTGGCGCTGGTGCTGTTTGAGATGGCCACCGGACAGGCGATCGTCACCTGGCTGGGGTTGCGCTAG
- a CDS encoding GUN4 domain-containing protein has translation MPEMLSLKPLGCVLVVALAATTPLSVNAQGTPSRIACETMASLGRGGSLTYQLAGSLSENTAADNLQNPKGTALTLTVQWQDQTGRVQTLLNASALSAYGQLASNAAYAQLPFEDPFRGQPNNAEHLYGIPDSVHGLYVSLRPTIELPQQMQVVHYLSPSEYVRSMVGTCQTANADLDGAIDEQLALLQERLQAQDWAAADRITRRLLAPGTTSRPPFDPLPSDPVLLRPELINAIDQMWLTASSGRFGLSVQRRLWQEALAAHPNDGAAAVNAFRDRVGWKLAAPRAEVDFISSDWLNESELTYSLQAPEGHLPWAGVSDEVVQATAVPPAGVHCGSCTVDAMQLRNERFYSYIPNLMERVALYLDRPVSQNAP, from the coding sequence ATGCCTGAGATGCTGAGCCTAAAGCCGTTAGGCTGTGTATTGGTGGTAGCTTTGGCAGCGACTACACCACTCTCCGTTAATGCCCAGGGCACCCCTTCTCGGATCGCCTGTGAAACGATGGCTTCTCTGGGCCGGGGAGGGAGTTTAACCTACCAACTAGCGGGCAGCCTGTCAGAGAATACGGCGGCAGACAACCTGCAAAACCCGAAGGGCACAGCCCTGACCCTAACGGTGCAGTGGCAAGATCAAACCGGTCGGGTGCAAACCCTGCTCAATGCCTCTGCTCTGAGTGCTTATGGGCAACTGGCTTCTAATGCTGCCTATGCTCAACTGCCCTTTGAAGACCCTTTTCGTGGTCAGCCCAACAATGCTGAGCATCTCTATGGGATACCCGATTCGGTGCATGGCCTCTACGTCAGTCTGCGCCCCACCATCGAACTGCCCCAGCAGATGCAGGTTGTCCACTACTTGAGCCCTAGTGAGTACGTGCGCTCAATGGTGGGCACCTGCCAGACTGCGAATGCCGACCTCGACGGGGCGATTGACGAGCAGTTGGCGCTGTTACAAGAACGCCTTCAAGCTCAGGACTGGGCCGCTGCCGATCGCATAACCCGACGGTTGCTGGCCCCAGGGACAACCTCACGGCCACCTTTCGATCCCCTACCCTCTGATCCAGTATTGTTGCGGCCAGAGCTGATAAACGCCATTGACCAGATGTGGCTAACGGCTAGCAGCGGGCGGTTTGGACTCAGTGTGCAGCGGCGTCTTTGGCAGGAGGCGCTGGCTGCTCATCCCAATGATGGTGCAGCGGCGGTCAATGCCTTTCGCGATCGCGTCGGCTGGAAACTAGCGGCTCCTCGTGCTGAGGTTGACTTCATCAGCAGTGACTGGTTAAACGAGTCGGAGTTGACCTACTCGTTGCAGGCTCCGGAAGGACATCTGCCCTGGGCTGGCGTGTCGGATGAGGTGGTGCAGGCGACTGCGGTTCCACCAGCAGGGGTGCATTGTGGTAGTTGCACGGTCGATGCCATGCAACTCCGCAACGAACGCTTCTATAGTTACATTCCAAACCTGATGGAACGGGTGGCATTGTATCTAGACCGGCCAGTTTCCCAGAATGCACCGTAG
- the polA gene encoding DNA polymerase I, whose translation MAATSSQADKPTLMLVDGHSLAFRSYFAFAKNADGGLRTSTGIPTSVCYGFLKSLLDMMEVEKPEYAAVAFDLDQPTFRHTADSTYKDGRPEAPEGFGEDVRNLKELLTDFGLNIYVAPGFEADDVIGTLATKALAEGFCVKILSGDQDLFQLIDPDECITVLHLGNAFAKGPKTGMAQEFKIEDVKAKLDIFPHQVVDYKALCGDSSDNIPGVKGIGAKTAAKLLAEYGDLDAIYADIDNIKGATQKKLIEGKESAYHSRYMAKIVTDVDLPIDLATCKLDGFDPDLVIPALKKLEFQNFVNRLGKLQIAFGGQAAEETAAKASQALSENSSTSSKEPSRVSRFRDTGGADVAFFTAEETDSAQGVDEVAIAPQIITTETQLYELLDILSAQKDPQTPVSWDTETTSLEPRDAALVGIGCCWGTGRDEMAYIPVGHSDGEMLPLEMVLEALRPILESAEFPKALQNAKYDRLVLRHQGIHLAGVVFDTMLASYVLNPETSHNLTDLSLRYLNLSAQSYEDLVPKGKTIADMAIADVANYCGADVHTTYLLVPKLQAELDEVPDLKTLFAEVELPLEPVLAEMECTGIRIDPDYLATFSKQLEIDLARLEKTAYEAAGETFNMGSPKQLSTLFFEKLGLDKRKSRKNKSGGYSTDAPTLEKLQGDHAVVDLVVEHRTLSKLKSTYVDALPTLIRPETHRVHTDFNQAVTATGRLSSSNPNLQNIPIRTAFSRKIRAAFIPENGWQLVAADYSQIELRILAHLSGEPVLVEAYKNNDDVHGLTARLLFEKDDITAEERRAGKVINFGVIYGMGASRFAREAGVNRADAKTFIDRYYERYPKVFEYLLKMQREAIAQGYVQTIYGRRRYFNFTDGKLRSLRGTDPASIDLDSLRSNGFDAGSLRAAANAPIQGSSADIIKIAMIHLHELLKDYQANLLLQVHDELVFEVPPDEWAELQPKITAVMESAVELKVPLKVEAHAGPNWMEAK comes from the coding sequence GTGGCAGCAACCTCCTCCCAAGCCGACAAGCCCACCTTAATGCTGGTAGACGGCCATTCCCTAGCCTTTCGCTCGTACTTTGCCTTTGCGAAAAATGCCGACGGCGGGTTGCGCACCTCCACCGGTATTCCCACCAGCGTGTGCTACGGCTTCTTGAAGTCGCTGCTCGACATGATGGAGGTCGAAAAGCCCGAGTACGCCGCCGTCGCCTTTGACCTCGACCAGCCCACCTTTCGCCACACGGCAGACAGCACCTACAAAGATGGTCGTCCTGAAGCCCCTGAAGGCTTTGGCGAAGACGTGCGGAATCTCAAAGAACTGCTGACTGACTTTGGCCTCAACATCTACGTCGCTCCCGGCTTCGAGGCCGACGATGTAATCGGCACCCTGGCGACTAAGGCGCTGGCAGAGGGGTTTTGCGTCAAGATTCTCAGCGGTGATCAGGATCTCTTTCAGCTGATTGACCCTGACGAGTGCATTACCGTGTTGCACCTGGGCAACGCCTTTGCTAAGGGGCCGAAGACAGGGATGGCGCAGGAGTTCAAGATTGAGGATGTCAAGGCCAAGCTCGATATTTTTCCTCACCAGGTGGTGGATTACAAAGCGCTGTGCGGTGACTCGTCAGACAACATCCCTGGCGTTAAAGGCATTGGGGCCAAAACCGCCGCTAAGCTGCTGGCTGAGTATGGCGACCTCGATGCCATCTACGCTGACATCGACAACATCAAGGGCGCGACTCAGAAAAAGCTGATTGAAGGCAAAGAGTCGGCCTACCACTCGCGCTACATGGCCAAGATTGTTACCGATGTGGATTTGCCCATCGACCTGGCCACCTGCAAGCTCGATGGCTTTGACCCCGACCTGGTGATTCCGGCACTCAAAAAGCTGGAGTTCCAAAATTTTGTCAACCGGCTGGGCAAGCTGCAAATCGCTTTTGGAGGCCAGGCTGCCGAGGAAACAGCGGCGAAAGCCAGCCAGGCCCTAAGTGAAAATTCCAGCACCAGCAGCAAAGAACCCAGTCGCGTCAGCCGCTTTCGGGATACTGGCGGCGCGGATGTGGCCTTCTTTACGGCGGAGGAAACGGACAGTGCCCAAGGGGTGGATGAGGTGGCGATCGCCCCTCAAATCATCACCACTGAGACCCAGCTCTACGAACTGCTCGACATTCTCTCAGCGCAAAAAGACCCCCAAACTCCTGTTTCCTGGGACACCGAGACGACATCGCTGGAGCCCAGGGACGCCGCGCTGGTGGGCATCGGCTGCTGCTGGGGCACAGGCCGCGACGAGATGGCCTACATTCCTGTGGGACACAGCGATGGAGAAATGTTGCCATTAGAGATGGTGCTAGAGGCGCTGCGCCCCATTCTCGAGAGCGCTGAGTTTCCCAAGGCGCTGCAAAATGCCAAATACGATCGCCTCGTGCTGCGCCACCAGGGCATACACCTAGCGGGCGTGGTCTTCGACACTATGCTGGCCAGTTACGTGCTCAACCCAGAAACCAGCCACAACCTGACCGATCTGAGCCTGCGTTACCTCAACCTCTCCGCCCAGAGCTATGAGGATTTGGTGCCCAAGGGGAAGACGATCGCGGATATGGCGATCGCCGATGTAGCCAACTACTGCGGCGCCGACGTTCACACCACCTACCTGCTAGTACCCAAGCTTCAGGCTGAGTTAGACGAAGTTCCCGACCTCAAAACCCTATTTGCCGAGGTCGAGCTGCCCCTAGAGCCAGTGCTGGCGGAGATGGAATGTACGGGCATTCGCATTGACCCCGACTACCTAGCTACATTTTCTAAACAGCTTGAGATTGACCTGGCCCGCTTAGAAAAAACCGCCTATGAAGCCGCTGGGGAAACCTTTAATATGGGTTCTCCCAAACAGTTGAGCACGCTGTTTTTTGAAAAGCTGGGCCTCGACAAGCGCAAGTCGCGCAAAAACAAGTCGGGCGGCTATTCTACCGATGCGCCAACTCTGGAGAAACTCCAGGGCGACCACGCTGTGGTGGATTTGGTGGTGGAGCACCGCACCCTCTCTAAGCTGAAATCTACCTATGTGGATGCCCTACCCACCCTGATTCGGCCCGAAACCCATCGGGTGCACACTGACTTTAACCAGGCGGTGACGGCCACCGGGCGGCTGTCATCGTCGAACCCCAACCTGCAAAACATCCCCATTCGTACCGCCTTTAGCCGCAAGATTCGGGCGGCGTTCATTCCTGAAAACGGCTGGCAGCTGGTGGCGGCAGACTACTCGCAGATTGAGCTGCGCATTCTGGCTCACCTCAGTGGTGAACCTGTGCTGGTGGAGGCTTACAAAAACAACGACGACGTGCACGGCCTCACCGCTAGGCTGCTGTTCGAGAAAGACGACATCACGGCGGAAGAGCGGCGGGCGGGCAAGGTGATTAACTTTGGCGTCATTTATGGCATGGGGGCCTCTCGCTTCGCCCGCGAGGCTGGGGTCAACCGCGCCGATGCTAAGACCTTTATCGATCGCTACTACGAGCGCTACCCAAAGGTGTTTGAGTACCTGCTGAAAATGCAGCGAGAGGCGATCGCCCAGGGCTATGTGCAGACTATCTACGGGCGGCGGCGCTATTTCAACTTTACTGATGGCAAGCTGCGATCGCTGCGCGGCACCGATCCAGCCAGTATTGATCTAGATTCTCTGCGCTCCAACGGCTTCGATGCCGGCTCTCTAAGGGCAGCAGCCAACGCACCCATCCAGGGCAGCAGCGCCGACATCATCAAAATTGCCATGATTCACTTGCACGAGCTGCTGAAGGATTATCAAGCTAACCTGCTCCTCCAGGTCCACGACGAGCTGGTATTTGAGGTGCCCCCCGACGAGTGGGCAGAACTCCAGCCTAAAATCACCGCCGTAATGGAATCTGCCGTGGAGCTAAAGGTGCCCCTCAAGGTCGAAGCCCACGCCGGGCCAAACTGGATGGAAGCCAAGTAA
- a CDS encoding carboxymuconolactone decarboxylase family protein, translating to MDSTRYTRGQEALARIHGHIGEGVMNALGDIAPDFARFIIEFPYGDIYSRNGLSPKERQIATIASLVTLGNAPTELKAHIQGSLNVGCTRDEIVEVIMQMAVYAGFPAAVNSLLVAKDVFAELDAKDKM from the coding sequence ATGGATTCAACTCGGTATACCCGTGGGCAAGAGGCGCTGGCCAGAATTCATGGCCACATTGGCGAAGGCGTGATGAATGCATTGGGTGACATCGCCCCTGACTTTGCGCGTTTTATTATTGAGTTTCCGTACGGCGATATCTATTCTCGCAACGGGCTATCTCCAAAGGAGCGGCAGATCGCTACGATCGCATCCTTAGTCACCCTTGGCAATGCTCCCACTGAACTGAAAGCCCACATTCAAGGGTCTTTAAATGTAGGCTGCACCCGAGATGAGATTGTTGAAGTCATCATGCAAATGGCCGTGTATGCAGGTTTTCCTGCTGCGGTCAATTCATTGCTAGTCGCCAAAGATGTGTTTGCAGAGCTAGATGCTAAAGACAAAATGTAG
- a CDS encoding SDR family oxidoreductase — MAKVLVVTGGSRGIGAATARLAAERGYAVCVNYLHSQAAAHGVVDSIVQAGGRAMVGDRPRAIAVAADISLEDEVLRLFQTVDEQLGPLTALVNNAGILEQQRRVDELDAARLNRVFAANVTGSFLCAREAVKRMSTKYGGVGGAIVNVSSVAARLGSPGEYVDYAASKGAIDSLTIGLAKEVAAEGIRVNAVRPGFIYTDIHARGGEPDRVERVQSAVPMQRGGQAVEVAQAILWLLSSEASYTTGSFIDIAGGK, encoded by the coding sequence ATGGCAAAGGTTTTGGTCGTTACCGGTGGCAGTCGGGGAATTGGCGCTGCTACGGCCCGTTTAGCGGCTGAGCGAGGATATGCGGTCTGCGTCAACTATCTACACAGCCAAGCGGCGGCCCACGGGGTGGTTGACTCAATTGTCCAAGCGGGTGGACGGGCGATGGTCGGAGACCGGCCTCGGGCCATCGCCGTCGCTGCTGATATTTCTCTAGAAGACGAGGTTCTGCGCCTCTTTCAAACAGTGGATGAGCAGCTGGGCCCGCTGACGGCCCTGGTGAATAACGCCGGCATTCTAGAGCAGCAGCGGCGCGTGGATGAACTCGATGCCGCCCGGCTCAACCGCGTCTTTGCCGCCAATGTGACCGGCAGCTTTCTCTGCGCGCGGGAAGCCGTGAAGCGCATGTCAACGAAGTATGGCGGGGTCGGTGGGGCGATCGTCAATGTGTCATCGGTGGCGGCGCGGCTGGGGTCGCCAGGAGAATATGTAGACTACGCCGCGTCTAAAGGCGCGATCGACAGTCTCACTATTGGCCTAGCGAAGGAAGTGGCCGCCGAGGGCATTCGCGTCAACGCGGTGCGCCCGGGGTTCATCTACACCGATATTCACGCCAGAGGCGGAGAGCCCGATCGCGTCGAGCGTGTACAGTCTGCTGTACCCATGCAGCGAGGCGGGCAAGCGGTGGAAGTGGCCCAAGCGATTTTGTGGCTGCTTTCGTCAGAGGCCTCCTACACCACAGGGTCATTCATTGATATAGCGGGTGGCAAGTGA
- a CDS encoding metallophosphoesterase — protein sequence MGFKRFFTGLCLGLVLSVCLSCSQRALFSETPAPATPTAEAETISPAEAREGAVTDVAPAPPELSAEAEAIVASVAGGLANPPRKDVRLVAISDLNSAYGSTDYDPEVDRAIALLPFWQPDLVVCGGDMVAGQSPSLTAPQIQAMWQAFDDHVAAPLRRQAVPFGFTIGNHDASGAKGPNNQFLFQQERDLATAYWTAAEHSPGVNFIDRTDFPFYYTFEQQGIFFMAWDGSTNRLPEEKLAWVEQALASDAAQQAKARILLSHLPLYGIAVGRDKPGEVLDNADQLRAMLERYNVHTYISGHQHAYYPGHRGNLQLLHTGILGSGPRALIDSSLPPGKVLTVIDVDFADPELTTYTSYDMATLRTIEYAELPRFLAGHNGIVLRRDVSYDELAPDEKSFCEQRLGPAFCTGHLSFPRPKTYSA from the coding sequence ATGGGTTTTAAGCGTTTCTTCACCGGTCTTTGCCTGGGTCTCGTACTCAGCGTGTGTCTGTCTTGTTCCCAACGGGCGCTGTTCTCGGAAACTCCTGCTCCAGCAACCCCAACTGCTGAAGCTGAGACCATATCCCCCGCTGAGGCCCGTGAGGGTGCAGTCACAGATGTGGCTCCAGCCCCGCCAGAGTTGTCTGCCGAAGCCGAGGCGATCGTGGCCAGCGTAGCGGGAGGTCTAGCCAACCCACCCCGCAAGGATGTGCGACTGGTAGCTATTAGCGATCTCAATAGCGCCTACGGCTCGACCGACTACGACCCTGAGGTAGATAGGGCGATCGCCCTATTACCCTTCTGGCAGCCCGACCTGGTGGTGTGCGGCGGCGACATGGTGGCGGGGCAAAGTCCATCTCTTACGGCACCTCAAATTCAAGCCATGTGGCAGGCGTTTGATGACCATGTAGCAGCGCCCCTGCGCCGACAAGCCGTGCCCTTTGGGTTTACCATCGGCAACCACGATGCCTCGGGTGCGAAGGGTCCCAACAACCAATTTCTCTTTCAGCAGGAGCGCGACTTAGCCACGGCCTACTGGACAGCCGCCGAGCATAGCCCTGGGGTTAATTTCATCGATCGCACCGATTTTCCCTTCTATTACACCTTTGAGCAGCAGGGGATTTTCTTCATGGCCTGGGATGGCTCGACGAACCGCCTGCCCGAGGAAAAGCTGGCCTGGGTGGAGCAAGCCCTAGCCAGCGACGCGGCCCAGCAGGCCAAGGCGCGCATTTTGCTTAGCCACCTGCCCCTCTATGGCATTGCGGTAGGGCGCGACAAACCCGGCGAAGTGCTCGACAACGCCGATCAGCTGCGGGCCATGCTAGAGCGTTACAACGTGCACACATACATCAGCGGCCATCAGCACGCCTACTATCCTGGCCATCGGGGCAATCTTCAGCTGTTGCACACCGGCATTTTGGGGTCTGGGCCGCGTGCCCTGATCGACAGCAGTCTGCCACCGGGGAAAGTGCTGACCGTGATCGACGTTGACTTTGCCGACCCAGAGTTGACCACCTACACCAGCTACGACATGGCAACCCTGCGCACCATTGAGTACGCAGAACTGCCTCGGTTTTTGGCGGGCCACAACGGCATTGTGCTGCGGCGAGATGTCAGCTACGACGAGCTCGCCCCCGACGAAAAATCCTTTTGCGAACAGCGGTTAGGCCCAGCCTTCTGCACTGGGCACTTGTCCTTTCCCAGACCCAAAACTTACAGCGCCTAG